The Brachybacterium huguangmaarense genome contains a region encoding:
- a CDS encoding SDR family NAD(P)-dependent oxidoreductase — translation MTDLFDLTGRTALVTGSSRGIGRALVTGLAEAGATVVVHGRDASRAEAVARELGERTGRTAHAATFDVADATAVDAGFTEIEERLGGTVDILVNNAGIQRRAPIADFSDADWQDLLTTNLTGPFHCARRAARGMIARGSGKIIQIGSVQSQLARPSIAPYSATKGGIAMFTKGLAADLSGHGIQVNTLAPGYFATELTAALVEDEEFSAWVAGRTPAGRWGAVEDLVGPLVFLAADASRFVTGQTLFVDGGMTAVV, via the coding sequence ATGACCGACCTGTTCGACCTCACCGGGCGCACCGCCCTCGTCACCGGCTCCAGCCGCGGCATCGGTCGTGCGCTCGTGACCGGGCTCGCCGAGGCCGGAGCCACCGTCGTCGTGCACGGTCGCGACGCGAGCCGCGCCGAGGCGGTCGCCCGTGAGCTCGGCGAGCGCACGGGCCGCACCGCCCACGCCGCGACCTTCGACGTCGCCGACGCGACCGCCGTCGACGCGGGCTTCACCGAGATCGAGGAGCGCCTCGGCGGCACGGTCGACATCCTCGTCAACAACGCCGGGATCCAGCGCCGCGCCCCCATCGCCGACTTCTCCGACGCCGACTGGCAGGACCTGCTCACGACCAACCTGACGGGGCCCTTCCACTGCGCCCGCCGTGCCGCGCGCGGCATGATCGCGCGCGGCAGCGGCAAGATCATCCAGATCGGCTCCGTCCAGTCCCAGCTCGCGCGCCCCTCGATCGCGCCGTACAGCGCCACCAAGGGCGGCATCGCGATGTTCACCAAGGGGCTCGCGGCCGACTTGTCCGGCCACGGGATCCAGGTCAACACCCTGGCCCCCGGCTACTTCGCGACCGAGCTCACGGCCGCCCTCGTCGAGGACGAGGAGTTCTCCGCGTGGGTCGCGGGCCGCACCCCCGCCGGCCGCTGGGGCGCCGTCGAGGACCTCGTCGGCCCGCTCGTCTTCCTCGCCGCCGACGCGAGCCGCTTCGTGACCGGCCAGACCCTGTTCGTCGACGGCGGCATGACCGCCGTCGTCTGA
- a CDS encoding zinc-binding dehydrogenase, with the protein MTERPDQSNLAVVAHARDDLRVEAVPEPAPAADEAVIAIAYGGICGSDLHYWLHGAAGQSILREPMVLGHEVVGTVLAAAADGTGPAAGTPVAVHPATVVDDGVTPWPRDRANLSPRGTYLGSAARLPHTQGAFARRVALPARMLRPLPAGLDLRTAAAVEPASVAWHGVERAGDVRGARALVVGGGPIGLFAVAVLAHHGAAEIAVSDLAAEPLERARRLGAHTVFDARDAEGIAAYAADVVIEASGSVPGLASALSGAIRGGRVVMLGLQRAGEIPVEIATAITRELTLSGSFRFDTEIDDVIAALADGSLAVEPVLTDDYDVADALEAFARASDAAASSKVLLRF; encoded by the coding sequence ATGACAGAGCGTCCCGACCAGTCCAACCTCGCGGTCGTCGCCCACGCCCGCGACGACCTGCGCGTCGAGGCCGTGCCCGAGCCGGCACCCGCCGCCGACGAGGCCGTGATCGCGATCGCCTACGGCGGCATCTGCGGCTCGGACCTGCACTACTGGCTCCACGGCGCCGCCGGGCAGTCCATCCTCCGCGAGCCCATGGTCCTCGGCCACGAGGTGGTCGGCACCGTGCTGGCCGCCGCGGCCGACGGCACGGGGCCGGCAGCGGGCACGCCGGTGGCCGTGCACCCCGCGACCGTCGTCGACGACGGCGTCACCCCGTGGCCCCGCGACCGCGCGAACCTGTCGCCGAGGGGCACCTACCTCGGATCGGCCGCGCGCCTCCCGCACACCCAGGGCGCCTTCGCCCGCCGCGTGGCGCTGCCCGCGCGCATGCTCCGCCCGCTGCCTGCGGGCCTCGACCTGCGCACCGCCGCCGCCGTCGAGCCGGCCTCCGTGGCCTGGCACGGCGTGGAGCGGGCTGGGGACGTGCGCGGCGCGCGGGCCCTCGTGGTCGGAGGCGGCCCCATCGGCCTGTTCGCCGTCGCGGTGCTCGCCCACCACGGCGCCGCCGAGATCGCCGTGAGCGACCTCGCGGCCGAGCCGCTCGAGCGGGCGCGCCGGCTGGGCGCGCACACGGTGTTCGACGCGCGGGACGCCGAGGGCATCGCCGCCTATGCGGCCGATGTCGTGATCGAGGCCTCGGGCTCCGTGCCCGGTCTCGCGAGCGCGCTGAGCGGGGCGATCCGCGGCGGCCGGGTGGTCATGCTGGGGCTGCAGCGGGCCGGTGAGATTCCCGTCGAGATCGCGACCGCCATCACGCGCGAGCTCACGCTGAGCGGCTCCTTCCGCTTCGACACCGAGATCGACGACGTGATCGCGGCGCTCGCCGACGGCTCGCTCGCGGTCGAGCCCGTGCTCACCGACGACTACGACGTCGCGGACGCCCTCGAGGCGTTCGCGCGGGCCTCGGATGCCGCCGCGAGCTCCAAGGTGCTGCTGCGCTTCTGA
- a CDS encoding permease prefix domain 1-containing protein, whose amino-acid sequence MTVIDSYLDTLFAPYPDSPRLRSAREELHAMMEDKLADLQAEGLTEAQALGRVIAEFGSLDEVAPVLGIEREVTAQARAASAEPLEPDPRPRLGLEDVEAYAAVIRRAQPLHALAVSTFIVCPVPLLLLLGITSRGGATAQNVAVAVGLTALLVLVALGVVLVTRREARVHALEHGHDLTDGGVTVTAQAERWVTELQRRESARTSVQRGVAIGLFILCAVPTIVLGVLSSDDSPNAVFGVCLTLIMVSIGVHLMLRAGWADHVAESLLTADHGDDYETITRSYPVLGVILAIYWPLMVAIFLAWSFIGDAWDVSWIIWPIAGVLYGAFWAGASVLVKARENPDSARR is encoded by the coding sequence ATGACCGTCATCGACTCCTATCTCGACACCCTGTTCGCCCCCTACCCCGACTCCCCGCGCCTGCGGTCGGCCCGCGAGGAGCTGCACGCGATGATGGAGGACAAGCTCGCGGACCTGCAGGCCGAAGGGCTCACCGAGGCCCAGGCGCTCGGCCGCGTGATCGCGGAGTTCGGGAGCCTCGACGAGGTCGCGCCCGTGCTGGGGATCGAGCGCGAGGTGACCGCCCAGGCCCGCGCCGCCTCCGCCGAGCCCCTCGAGCCCGACCCGCGCCCGCGCCTCGGGCTCGAGGACGTCGAGGCGTACGCCGCGGTGATCCGGCGGGCCCAGCCGCTCCACGCGCTCGCGGTCTCGACGTTCATCGTCTGCCCCGTGCCGCTCCTGCTCCTGCTGGGGATCACCTCCCGCGGCGGAGCGACCGCGCAGAACGTCGCGGTGGCCGTCGGGCTCACGGCGCTGCTCGTGCTCGTCGCGCTCGGCGTCGTGCTCGTCACCCGGCGCGAGGCGCGCGTGCACGCCCTCGAGCACGGCCACGACCTCACCGACGGAGGCGTGACCGTGACGGCCCAGGCCGAGCGCTGGGTCACAGAGCTCCAGCGTCGCGAGAGCGCACGCACGTCGGTGCAGCGCGGCGTCGCGATCGGCCTGTTCATCCTGTGCGCCGTGCCGACCATCGTGCTCGGCGTGCTCAGCAGCGACGACAGCCCCAACGCCGTCTTCGGGGTGTGCCTGACGCTCATCATGGTCTCGATCGGCGTGCATCTGATGCTGCGCGCCGGCTGGGCCGACCACGTCGCCGAATCCCTGCTCACGGCCGATCACGGCGACGACTACGAGACCATCACGCGCTCCTACCCCGTCCTCGGGGTGATCCTCGCGATCTACTGGCCGCTCATGGTCGCGATCTTCCTCGCCTGGAGCTTCATCGGCGACGCGTGGGACGTCAGCTGGATCATCTGGCCGATCGCGGGCGTGCTCTACGGGGCGTTCTGGGCGGGCGCGAGCGTGCTCGTCAAGGCGCGCGAGAACCCCGACTCCGCGCGCCGCTGA
- a CDS encoding PadR family transcriptional regulator: MIGADAIRGHIDLIVLAILVTRDSYAYELSRTITDSSAGQYPIKQTTLYTALKRLESQGLLSSYDATSDTGRPRTYYRVTPSGAEQLAALREEWRATRDLVDHFAKGREPS, from the coding sequence ATGATCGGTGCCGACGCCATCCGCGGGCACATCGACCTAATCGTCCTGGCGATCCTCGTGACCCGCGACTCCTACGCCTACGAGCTCTCGCGCACGATCACCGACAGCTCGGCCGGGCAGTACCCCATCAAGCAGACCACCCTCTACACCGCGCTCAAGCGCCTCGAGTCCCAGGGGCTGCTGAGCTCGTACGACGCCACCTCGGACACGGGCCGGCCGCGCACCTACTACCGCGTCACGCCGTCCGGGGCGGAGCAGCTGGCCGCGCTCCGCGAGGAGTGGCGGGCCACGCGGGACCTCGTCGACCACTTCGCGAAAGGACGCGAGCCGTCATGA